In Capricornis sumatraensis isolate serow.1 chromosome 16, serow.2, whole genome shotgun sequence, a genomic segment contains:
- the PIH1D2 gene encoding PIH1 domain-containing protein 2 isoform X2, whose translation MESSSKGLLTQVTQFWNLLDDLAESNPESYQKFIQQQLKEGKELCATPEPQLCLQTRILKPKEKLLFINLCQWKRIPAPESATHPVPLSIGRPEDTSETSDVYTVIDVAYHPDVLQAAEKDQVKKDQLIRMAMKCIEEQLQLTLSNCYSITKFRIKGSIQRMKQNLMGIQTNPADLREKMRNELTLEKIRSSTVSNSDQFPQLLLPKDQVSSKTACLIEEISSTETEVEMKRPAYELKLVADQNEKPLKIELKVELPGINSVSLCDLSVSEGTTEP comes from the exons ATGGAGTCATCCTCAAAGGGTCTGCTTACCCAGGTTACTCAGTTCTGGAACCTCTTAGATGATCTGGCTGAAAGTAACCCTGAGAGCTATCAGAAGTTCATTCAACAGCAGCTCAAAGAGGGGAAAGAGCTCTGTGCTACCCCAGAACCACAGCTCTGTCTACAAACCAGGATTCTG aaaccaaaagaaaaattactttttatcaACCTATGTCAGTGGAAAAGGATCCCAGCTCCAGAATCAGCCACTCATCCAGTACCTCTAAGTATTGGCAGACCAGAAGATACATCTGAGACATCAG ATGTTTACACAGTCATCGATGTTGCCTATCATCCTGATGTTCTCCAGGCAGCAGAGAAAGACCAAGTGAAAAAAGATCAACTGATACGGATGGCCATGAAATGCATTGAGGAACAACTCCAACTTACTCTCTCAAACTGTTACTCTATTACCAAATTTAGAATAAAAGGAAGCAttcaaagaatgaaacaaaatctGATGGGAATCCAAACCAATCCCGCAGActtaagagagaaaatgagaaacg aactaaCCCTTGAAAAGATAAGAAGCAGTACTGTGAGCAATTCAGATCAGTTTCCTCAACTTTTACTGCCGAAAGACCAAGTTTCAAGTAAAACAGCATGTCTGATAGAAGAAATTTCTAGTACAGAGACTGAAGTGGAGATGAAGAGACCAGCCTATGAATTAAAACTTGTGGCAGATCAGAATGAGAAACCTCTGAAAATTGAATTGAAAGTTGAATTACCTGGTATTAATTCAGTATCTCTCTGTGACCTTAGTGTTTCTGAG GGAACAACAGAGCCATAA
- the PIH1D2 gene encoding PIH1 domain-containing protein 2 isoform X1, with translation MESSSKGLLTQVTQFWNLLDDLAESNPESYQKFIQQQLKEGKELCATPEPQLCLQTRILKPKEKLLFINLCQWKRIPAPESATHPVPLSIGRPEDTSETSDVYTVIDVAYHPDVLQAAEKDQVKKDQLIRMAMKCIEEQLQLTLSNCYSITKFRIKGSIQRMKQNLMGIQTNPADLREKMRNELTLEKIRSSTVSNSDQFPQLLLPKDQVSSKTACLIEEISSTETEVEMKRPAYELKLVADQNEKPLKIELKVELPGINSVSLCDLSVSEDDILIEVSEKYRLYLNLPESVDTEMTTAKFIKEKATLVVTMPLV, from the exons ATGGAGTCATCCTCAAAGGGTCTGCTTACCCAGGTTACTCAGTTCTGGAACCTCTTAGATGATCTGGCTGAAAGTAACCCTGAGAGCTATCAGAAGTTCATTCAACAGCAGCTCAAAGAGGGGAAAGAGCTCTGTGCTACCCCAGAACCACAGCTCTGTCTACAAACCAGGATTCTG aaaccaaaagaaaaattactttttatcaACCTATGTCAGTGGAAAAGGATCCCAGCTCCAGAATCAGCCACTCATCCAGTACCTCTAAGTATTGGCAGACCAGAAGATACATCTGAGACATCAG ATGTTTACACAGTCATCGATGTTGCCTATCATCCTGATGTTCTCCAGGCAGCAGAGAAAGACCAAGTGAAAAAAGATCAACTGATACGGATGGCCATGAAATGCATTGAGGAACAACTCCAACTTACTCTCTCAAACTGTTACTCTATTACCAAATTTAGAATAAAAGGAAGCAttcaaagaatgaaacaaaatctGATGGGAATCCAAACCAATCCCGCAGActtaagagagaaaatgagaaacg aactaaCCCTTGAAAAGATAAGAAGCAGTACTGTGAGCAATTCAGATCAGTTTCCTCAACTTTTACTGCCGAAAGACCAAGTTTCAAGTAAAACAGCATGTCTGATAGAAGAAATTTCTAGTACAGAGACTGAAGTGGAGATGAAGAGACCAGCCTATGAATTAAAACTTGTGGCAGATCAGAATGAGAAACCTCTGAAAATTGAATTGAAAGTTGAATTACCTGGTATTAATTCAGTATCTCTCTGTGACCTTAGTGTTTCTGAG gatgatATATTGATCGAGGTCTCTGAAAAGTACAGATTATATCTAAATCTTCCAGAATCTGTGGATACTGAAATGACTACAGCAAAATTTATCAAAGAGAAAGCCACTTTAGTCGTCACAATGCCATTGGTGTAA
- the NKAPD1 gene encoding uncharacterized protein NKAPD1 isoform X2 — protein MSRVPLGKVLLRNVIRHTDAHNKIQEESDMWKIRELEKQMDDAYRGTKRKMLPSSSSRMRSDGFDEESQRDYWRPKNEICGALDDGFLKAKSWNKKLYDYEANMPDRWGHSGYKELYPEEFETDSDQQDITNGKKTSAQVKSSTHESHKHKKTKKSHKKKQKKKSHKKQKKSKKEATDITADSSSEFSEETGASSTRKRKQPHKCKKKSRKKSLKKSPLFLEAESDTSPSDDSASSSSEESEERDTKKTKRKKREKKVHIPVVNNEIQERTNKRTNWKVATDERSAESSEDD, from the exons ATGTCCCGAGTTCCTTTGGGGAAAGTCCTCCTGAGAAATGTCATCCGGCACACAGATGCTCACAATAAG ATACAGGAGGAATCAGATATGTGGAAAATAAGAGAACTGGAGAAACAGATGGATGATGCTTACCGGGGAACCAAAAGGAAAATGTTACCCAGCAGTTCAAG cCGGATGCGCAGTGATGGTTTTGATGAAGAAAGTCAAAGAGACTACTGGAGGCCAAAGAATGAAATTTGTGGAGCACTGGATGATGGTTTTCTTAAGGCTAAATCCTGGAACAAGAAGTTATATGATTATGAAGCTAACATGCCAGACAG ATGGGGCCACAGTGGATATAAAGAGTTATACCCTGAAGAATTTGAAACAGACAG TGATCAGCAAGATATTACCAATGGGAAAAAAACATCTGCCCAGGTGAAATCATCTACCCATGAATCTCACAAACACAAGAAGACAAAGAAGTCCcacaaaaaaaagcagaaaaaaaagtcacacaaaaaacagaagaagagcAAAAAGGAAGCCACAGATATAACAGCAGATTCCTCAAGTGAGTTCTCAGAAGAAACTGGGGCTTCTAGTACCAGGAAAAGGAAGCAACCACACAAATGCAAGAAAAAATCCAGGAAAAAGTCTCTCAAGAAATCTCCTTTATTCTTAGAGGCAGAGAGTGACACTTCCCCATCAGATGATTCTGCATCCAGCAGTTCTGAGGAAAGTGAGGAAAGAGACACTaagaaaaccaaaaggaaaaagagagagaaaaaagtccACATCCCTGTAGTTAACAATGAAATACAGGAGAGGACAAACAAACGCACAAATTGGAAAGTGGCTACAGATGAAAGGTCTGCCGAGAGTTCAGAGGATGACTAA
- the NKAPD1 gene encoding uncharacterized protein NKAPD1 isoform X1, whose translation MSRVPLGKVLLRNVIRHTDAHNKIQEESDMWKIRELEKQMDDAYRGTKRKMLPSSSSRMRSDGFDEESQRDYWRPKNEICGALDDGFLKAKSWNKKLYDYEANMPDRWGHSGYKELYPEEFETDSSDQQDITNGKKTSAQVKSSTHESHKHKKTKKSHKKKQKKKSHKKQKKSKKEATDITADSSSEFSEETGASSTRKRKQPHKCKKKSRKKSLKKSPLFLEAESDTSPSDDSASSSSEESEERDTKKTKRKKREKKVHIPVVNNEIQERTNKRTNWKVATDERSAESSEDD comes from the exons ATGTCCCGAGTTCCTTTGGGGAAAGTCCTCCTGAGAAATGTCATCCGGCACACAGATGCTCACAATAAG ATACAGGAGGAATCAGATATGTGGAAAATAAGAGAACTGGAGAAACAGATGGATGATGCTTACCGGGGAACCAAAAGGAAAATGTTACCCAGCAGTTCAAG cCGGATGCGCAGTGATGGTTTTGATGAAGAAAGTCAAAGAGACTACTGGAGGCCAAAGAATGAAATTTGTGGAGCACTGGATGATGGTTTTCTTAAGGCTAAATCCTGGAACAAGAAGTTATATGATTATGAAGCTAACATGCCAGACAG ATGGGGCCACAGTGGATATAAAGAGTTATACCCTGAAGAATTTGAAACAGACAG tagTGATCAGCAAGATATTACCAATGGGAAAAAAACATCTGCCCAGGTGAAATCATCTACCCATGAATCTCACAAACACAAGAAGACAAAGAAGTCCcacaaaaaaaagcagaaaaaaaagtcacacaaaaaacagaagaagagcAAAAAGGAAGCCACAGATATAACAGCAGATTCCTCAAGTGAGTTCTCAGAAGAAACTGGGGCTTCTAGTACCAGGAAAAGGAAGCAACCACACAAATGCAAGAAAAAATCCAGGAAAAAGTCTCTCAAGAAATCTCCTTTATTCTTAGAGGCAGAGAGTGACACTTCCCCATCAGATGATTCTGCATCCAGCAGTTCTGAGGAAAGTGAGGAAAGAGACACTaagaaaaccaaaaggaaaaagagagagaaaaaagtccACATCCCTGTAGTTAACAATGAAATACAGGAGAGGACAAACAAACGCACAAATTGGAAAGTGGCTACAGATGAAAGGTCTGCCGAGAGTTCAGAGGATGACTAA
- the NKAPD1 gene encoding uncharacterized protein NKAPD1 isoform X3 → MWKIRELEKQMDDAYRGTKRKMLPSSSSRMRSDGFDEESQRDYWRPKNEICGALDDGFLKAKSWNKKLYDYEANMPDRWGHSGYKELYPEEFETDSSDQQDITNGKKTSAQVKSSTHESHKHKKTKKSHKKKQKKKSHKKQKKSKKEATDITADSSSEFSEETGASSTRKRKQPHKCKKKSRKKSLKKSPLFLEAESDTSPSDDSASSSSEESEERDTKKTKRKKREKKVHIPVVNNEIQERTNKRTNWKVATDERSAESSEDD, encoded by the exons ATGTGGAAAATAAGAGAACTGGAGAAACAGATGGATGATGCTTACCGGGGAACCAAAAGGAAAATGTTACCCAGCAGTTCAAG cCGGATGCGCAGTGATGGTTTTGATGAAGAAAGTCAAAGAGACTACTGGAGGCCAAAGAATGAAATTTGTGGAGCACTGGATGATGGTTTTCTTAAGGCTAAATCCTGGAACAAGAAGTTATATGATTATGAAGCTAACATGCCAGACAG ATGGGGCCACAGTGGATATAAAGAGTTATACCCTGAAGAATTTGAAACAGACAG tagTGATCAGCAAGATATTACCAATGGGAAAAAAACATCTGCCCAGGTGAAATCATCTACCCATGAATCTCACAAACACAAGAAGACAAAGAAGTCCcacaaaaaaaagcagaaaaaaaagtcacacaaaaaacagaagaagagcAAAAAGGAAGCCACAGATATAACAGCAGATTCCTCAAGTGAGTTCTCAGAAGAAACTGGGGCTTCTAGTACCAGGAAAAGGAAGCAACCACACAAATGCAAGAAAAAATCCAGGAAAAAGTCTCTCAAGAAATCTCCTTTATTCTTAGAGGCAGAGAGTGACACTTCCCCATCAGATGATTCTGCATCCAGCAGTTCTGAGGAAAGTGAGGAAAGAGACACTaagaaaaccaaaaggaaaaagagagagaaaaaagtccACATCCCTGTAGTTAACAATGAAATACAGGAGAGGACAAACAAACGCACAAATTGGAAAGTGGCTACAGATGAAAGGTCTGCCGAGAGTTCAGAGGATGACTAA
- the TIMM8B gene encoding mitochondrial import inner membrane translocase subunit Tim8 B: protein MAELGEADEAELQRLVAAEQQKAQFTAQVHHFMELCWDKCVEKPGNRLDSRTENSLSSCVDRFIDTTLAITSRFAQIVQKGGQ, encoded by the exons ATGGCGGAGCTGGGTGAGGCGGATGAAGCTGAGTTGCAACGCCTGGTGGCGGCCGAACAGCAGAAAGCGCAGTTCACTGCACAG gtGCATCACTTCATGGAGCTATGTTGGGATAAATGTGTGGAGAAGCCAGGGAATCGCTTAGACTCTCGCACGGAAAATTCTCTCTCTAGCTGTGTGGACCGCTTCATTGACACTACTCTTGCTATCACCAGTCGGTTTGCCCAGATTGTACAGAAAGGAGGGCAGTAA